A genomic region of Leptolyngbya sp. NIES-2104 contains the following coding sequences:
- a CDS encoding autotransporter domain-containing protein codes for MKRKFFTGLFAIAASLLPVSVSAQSIEGFTIFGDSLSDNGNAFRTTGGLIPPSPPYVDGRFTNGPVWVENLTARLNLTTTTVNFAFGGATSGTANTLPIPSPLFPGVTTQANLFLQNSPRLSPDRAFVVWAGANDYLGGGITNPAIPVGNISSILQRLTAAGAEKLIVVNLPDLGKIPGTISNPAQSAGLTQLSAAHNQGLRASLQALAQSQPNVTIIPIDVAALVNEATTDPARFGFTNVTTPCIGTGANCDQFLYWDALHPTARAHQIISDFAFDILTAPLTIVPQAEIALGVARRPTTDLNGRLVTLRNPNPNQRLGVFVNGDFNFGNRDESDRTSGFDFDTKGVTVGADYRVTDDLALGLAFNYFNNNTDLNNDRGNVSIDSYSLSAYGSYNRDRLYADAVINYGWNSFDIERNIRVTGFRSTNASTDGNQFSVRLNTGYNLGENQLAFGPMVGVRYTKVKIDGYTERDGSLLNLNVADQEADSVVLNVGAQVSYDFRLPSATVTPYLSANYEHEFANGSREIVTELVSQPGIPNRTRTDEPDRDFVRLSAGVQTQFVNNLSIGIGYETILGKRDVSDHAIQARLRYQF; via the coding sequence ATGAAACGCAAATTTTTTACAGGTTTGTTTGCGATCGCGGCAAGTTTACTGCCTGTTTCTGTGTCGGCTCAATCGATCGAAGGGTTCACAATTTTCGGAGATAGCCTTTCTGATAACGGCAATGCCTTCAGAACCACAGGCGGTCTGATTCCGCCCAGTCCCCCCTACGTTGATGGTCGCTTCACCAATGGACCCGTCTGGGTCGAAAACCTTACCGCTCGGCTCAACTTAACAACAACGACCGTTAATTTTGCTTTCGGTGGCGCAACTAGCGGAACTGCAAACACCTTACCCATTCCCTCGCCGTTATTTCCTGGAGTCACGACGCAAGCTAATCTCTTTTTACAAAATTCGCCACGTTTGAGTCCCGATCGCGCTTTTGTCGTCTGGGCGGGTGCAAACGACTATCTCGGTGGCGGTATTACCAATCCTGCCATTCCGGTCGGCAATATCTCTAGTATTTTGCAGCGGTTAACTGCCGCAGGTGCAGAAAAGCTGATTGTTGTGAACTTACCCGATTTAGGCAAAATTCCGGGGACAATCAGTAATCCAGCTCAAAGTGCAGGATTGACCCAGCTCTCAGCCGCACACAATCAAGGTTTGAGAGCTTCATTACAAGCATTGGCGCAAAGTCAACCGAATGTCACAATCATTCCGATCGATGTCGCTGCCCTCGTGAATGAAGCTACGACTGACCCAGCGCGATTTGGCTTTACGAATGTGACGACCCCTTGTATCGGAACGGGTGCGAACTGTGATCAATTCTTATATTGGGATGCACTTCACCCGACTGCTAGAGCACATCAAATCATTTCGGACTTTGCCTTTGATATCTTAACGGCTCCTCTAACGATCGTGCCTCAAGCCGAAATTGCATTGGGCGTGGCGCGTCGTCCAACGACTGATTTGAATGGTCGATTAGTCACATTGCGAAACCCGAATCCGAATCAAAGATTGGGTGTGTTTGTGAATGGAGATTTTAACTTCGGAAATCGAGATGAGAGCGATCGCACTTCTGGCTTCGATTTTGATACCAAAGGAGTCACGGTTGGCGCAGATTATCGTGTAACCGATGATCTAGCTTTGGGATTAGCATTCAATTATTTTAATAACAATACGGATTTGAACAACGATCGCGGCAATGTCTCGATCGATAGCTATTCGCTCTCTGCTTATGGCAGCTATAACCGCGATCGCTTATACGCGGATGCCGTGATTAACTACGGTTGGAATAGCTTCGACATTGAAAGAAACATTCGGGTCACCGGATTTCGATCGACAAACGCAAGCACTGATGGCAATCAGTTCTCAGTTCGGCTCAACACTGGATACAACTTAGGAGAAAATCAACTGGCATTTGGTCCGATGGTGGGTGTGCGCTATACCAAAGTGAAGATTGATGGCTACACAGAACGCGATGGAAGTTTGTTAAATCTGAATGTTGCTGATCAAGAAGCAGATTCTGTAGTTCTAAATGTTGGTGCACAAGTGTCTTATGATTTTCGTCTCCCTTCTGCGACGGTCACACCTTATCTATCCGCCAACTATGAGCATGAATTTGCAAATGGAAGCCGTGAAATCGTTACAGAGTTGGTGAGTCAGCCTGGAATCCCGAATCGTACTCGCACCGATGAACCCGATCGAGATTTCGTCAGACTCAGTGCTGGGGTTCAAACGCAATTTGTGAATAATTTGTCGATCGGAATCGGATACGAAACGATTCTTGGCAAACGCGATGTGAGCGATCATGCGATTCAAGCTCGACTGCGCTATCAGTTCTGA
- a CDS encoding zinc-binding dehydrogenase, whose amino-acid sequence MRAVAVDPSVSGRLILQEVDRPSLLPSEALIKVAAISLNRGEVRRAQTAAAGWRPGWDLAGTIETPAADGSGFPVGTRVVGFVPSGAWAEYVAVPTDAIASLPDSVSFADAATLPVAGLTALHGLAKGGLLLGKSVLITGASGGVGYFAVQLARQAGAIVTAQLRRSDWINFIKEAGAHQTIVGESLGEFSPYDVILDSTGGTLLSNAISAIAKDGICVTYGTTADGTVTFDAKSFYGAGGASLYGFILFHELKREPAAIGLAKLVRLLADQRLKPHIDRTASWTEIASVAQQLSDRQFIGKAVLHLN is encoded by the coding sequence ATGCGTGCAGTTGCCGTTGATCCATCCGTTTCAGGACGATTGATCCTTCAGGAAGTCGATCGACCTTCGCTTCTTCCCTCAGAAGCATTGATCAAAGTTGCCGCCATTTCTCTTAATCGAGGCGAAGTCCGACGCGCTCAAACGGCTGCGGCGGGATGGCGACCTGGTTGGGATTTAGCAGGAACCATTGAAACTCCTGCCGCCGATGGTTCAGGCTTCCCTGTTGGAACTCGCGTCGTCGGATTCGTCCCGTCGGGAGCTTGGGCGGAATATGTCGCGGTTCCAACAGATGCGATCGCATCTTTACCCGATTCTGTCTCTTTCGCAGATGCCGCAACGCTTCCAGTTGCTGGACTCACTGCATTGCACGGACTCGCAAAAGGCGGACTGTTACTTGGCAAATCTGTGTTAATCACTGGAGCATCCGGAGGAGTCGGATATTTCGCGGTACAACTGGCTCGACAAGCAGGCGCGATCGTCACCGCACAACTCCGCCGCTCTGATTGGATCAATTTCATCAAAGAAGCAGGCGCACATCAAACGATCGTCGGTGAATCGCTGGGAGAATTCAGTCCGTATGATGTGATCTTAGATTCCACAGGCGGAACCCTGTTATCGAATGCAATTAGCGCGATCGCCAAAGATGGAATTTGTGTCACTTACGGAACGACCGCAGATGGAACCGTAACCTTTGATGCGAAATCTTTCTATGGTGCAGGTGGCGCGAGTTTGTATGGCTTCATTTTGTTCCACGAACTCAAGCGCGAACCTGCTGCGATCGGACTTGCAAAATTAGTGCGATTGTTAGCAGATCAACGCCTCAAACCGCATATCGATCGAACCGCATCTTGGACAGAAATTGCATCTGTAGCGCAACAGTTAAGCGATCGACAATTCATCGGTAAAGCGGTTCTCCATCTGAACTAG
- the ispD gene encoding 2-C-methyl-D-erythritol 4-phosphate cytidylyltransferase, which translates to MYLLIPAAGSGRRMGSAWQSQSKAPRNKLLLDLLGKPLLAWTLLAAEASQTIAWIGIMGQPIDWDDFKAIVHSLNLTKPVHFIQGGATRQESVYNGLRALPDAAEHVLIHDGARCLATPELFDRCSQALQSCDGFVAAIPVKDTIKVVNATGVIDSTPNRSQLWAAQTPQGFSVPLLKKCHAEGRDNGWEVTDDAALFEQCGLAVQIVEGEETNLKVTTPMDLAIAESILRARLF; encoded by the coding sequence GTGTATTTACTAATTCCTGCGGCGGGTTCTGGACGACGAATGGGCAGCGCGTGGCAAAGCCAGAGCAAAGCTCCCCGGAACAAACTTCTGCTTGATTTACTCGGAAAACCTTTGCTTGCCTGGACACTTCTCGCCGCAGAAGCTTCACAAACGATCGCGTGGATCGGCATTATGGGGCAACCGATCGATTGGGATGACTTCAAAGCGATCGTTCACTCGCTCAATCTCACGAAACCTGTTCACTTCATCCAGGGCGGTGCAACCCGTCAAGAATCGGTCTACAACGGACTTCGAGCACTGCCAGACGCAGCGGAACATGTTTTGATTCACGATGGAGCGCGATGTTTAGCCACTCCGGAACTGTTCGATCGCTGTTCTCAGGCGCTTCAATCCTGTGACGGTTTCGTTGCTGCAATTCCCGTCAAAGATACGATCAAAGTCGTGAATGCAACTGGTGTGATTGACAGTACACCGAACCGATCGCAACTCTGGGCAGCCCAAACTCCCCAAGGCTTCTCGGTTCCGCTGCTGAAGAAATGTCATGCTGAAGGACGCGACAACGGATGGGAAGTGACCGATGATGCCGCGTTATTTGAACAATGCGGGTTAGCAGTGCAGATTGTCGAAGGTGAAGAAACGAATTTGAAAGTGACAACTCCGATGGATTTAGCGATCGCAGAATCCATTCTTAGAGCGCGATTGTTCTGA